The genome window TTCATAGAATATGGAAATCTTGGGCTCCTCCAAAAACCAAGTTTTTTATGTGGTTGGTCGCTCACAGGAAGGTTTGGACAGCAGACAGGCTGCAGAAAAGAGGTATGGACCATCCAGAGAGATGTCCACtatgtgaccaggatcaagaaaccTTGGACCATATGTTGATCAGATATGTCTTTGCTCGAGAATTCTGGTTTAAATTGCTTCTTCAAGTGAACCTGCAGTTTCTTGCCCCCCAATCTGAGGATAGTGCTTTTCTTGAATGGTGGAGAATGTTATGCACCAAAGTCTCTGGAATTGCAAGGGACGGCCTCAATTCTCTAGTCATTCTGGGAGTTTGGACCTTATGGAAGCAACGCAACGGCtgtgtttttgacaataagaACCCCAGTATTGCTGATGCTATTAGAAGAGTTGAGTTGGAGGTTCACCTATGGGAGATGGCTGGTGCAAAAAAGTTGTCTTTGCTCATCGCCCCCATTCCGGGCATCCCTGCTAGTTAGCTAGCATTGTGGTTATTTTTGTTAGTTTCTTCTTTAGACATGGATGGGTTTTTGTATGCCTGTTACTGGCCGCCATAGGCGCCTCTTTTGTTTTTTCTTCTGTAATTGTCCTTCTTCTTTAATATAATatcgcgcagttctcctgcgctttcgagaaaaaaaaagtaTACCAAAGATGGAAACAGCCTTAGCAATGGTATACCACCTGCTTCGGCTAATAGCATCTGAACTGAACTGTGCCTTCTTGGGGGGGGAATGGAGACATCCCTCCCTCTCGAAGTCAGAAGCACCTTTCAGTAAGTATTTAATTTGAGCAAGCACATTATAGATGGAGATGAACAGTCTCTCAAAGATCAAACGGCTTCACATGATTCAGTTTGCATTCACTTGGACAATCACATCCGACAGGGGCAATCTGTGTAACTGACTAACTGTAACCTGTTGCTATGCACACTACGGTCACATTAATATTTACCAAAGCCATTTCAGTAATGACTTGTCCTCTCTAATGGGAGTGTAATAATATACAAGATAGGTAATGTAATGTCATGCCAAGAGAGGGGCAAAACTAGTACTGATAGGTGTGATCACTATACATGTGTGCTGTCATGTTGAGGGCTTGAAGCATAGCTTCTCCTTGCTTGTTCACCGTGAAGACTGAAGACACACATGCCACCGTTGTTTACATCAATGGCACGAAACCTGCATATTATTCACTAGCTGGAGTATTTGAGGAAAGGAAAAAAAAACAAGTTTTTTGTATAAATCTTGGTGACATAACACTGACAAACAATTTCATTAAAAATTTCCAGACGTTGAACGTGGGACAAATAAAGTTAGCCAGAATTGGAGCCACAGAAAAGTTCAGACGACTTGCCTCTCAGGAGGTATACCCAGCGCTGTGCAGATGAGCGCGCGCAAAATGGATTTGTGTGTAACCACCAAGAAGTTCTCTCCCTGTCGTCccacaaaaaagagaaaaaaagggTCAAAACCGGAGTTCAGTCAAGGACAATGGCACACCCTGAACCTGGAGACAATAAGTAGGAAAGGTTGATGTATTATCCCGGAGTGAGCAAGATTTGCTCGCAGGTTTGTCTCGCTATCATCCCCCACAACTTCCTAATCGGGTATATGCCATTGACATGAAAATTTGCAGGGTCCTCCCTCCATTTGGTGTACAGCTCCGGATATTGCTTCTTAGCATCCGCTGTCCCCAAGCATGTAACATGGTCAATTTTCCTAAAACCGAAATGAACGAGCTACTCCTAGAAGATTTACTTCATTACCATTGGTCATGCCCTCTAAGAAGAAGAGATGTGCCTCTTTCAATGAATCGAGAAAAACAAGGGCTTCATCCTTATTTTTCCATATAATTTCAGCGGTTGCCTGCACATATACAAGTGTCACTTCCTTATAAGCTCAGCATTTAGATATACAGTAGGCTTGGAGTTAAGTCTCTGCCTGCTTGGCGCCGGTTTCCGTTAACAGACAGATTTGAACTTCCCTAGACAAAAGCAACGATTTCAGCAATAAACTTCAGAAGGCACATGTTTTTAACTAGTTTTACTCGGTAGCTAATAGAATTCATAAAAAGGGGGTATCGTGACCGAATGAATTGGTAAAATGATTGGTCGAACATACTTTCCAGCGTGTAGCTAACTACATGCAAATTGCATTTCACAGTCCACATTCATGTCCAATGTAAATGAAAATTGTTGGGTAATTAACGGTACACCACCAACAAACCTGGACATTGCTTTCTGCATTCCATGAGCTTAGGCCATGCCTGACAAGAGTAATCTTCTTGGAAGATGTTAGGATCCTATTGGTGAGTGATGCCGTTGCTCCTGTGAAGCTGTAAGCAGCACCGGTGACTGGGGCTTCATTATCAGGAAGGGGAAGAAGACTCTACAGATGCATCGCTCAGGCCACTGTGAGCTGCTCTGATGGAGAAGACCCTCAGTTTGCCTGCTGCAGCAGAGGCAAGAACAACAAGTAATCAGCGTCGACAGCACAAGAACCTGTTCTGTTCTAAACATGCTGAAGCGATAACACTCCACTCTCCTTTGGAGCGGTATGAGAAGGTACTCCTGAATCCTGACTAAGCATAATATATGGTCGTCAGAGCAGTAATTCCATGGAGAGAAAACAATGGCGCATCATCAGTATTCAGCCAGTAAGATTATAAAGTTTATAAGAGCATCCCAAAAGGGCTGTGAATAGATCAATTCAGCACACAGGTCCTGAAAGGCAAAGATGTGTCTCTTTTACTAATAATATGATTGCTCAGGATATTTCACCATATTCCAGTGAGTAATTGCATGGTGATTGGAATATATGGAGCAGGAAGCAATACATGTGTGCAGCGCAATCATGTTGTTGGCTTGACTTAGTCGACGACATAATAAAAAAActgaggccttgttcggttattccaatTCCATGTGGATTGAAGTGTATTGGAATGAATTGAGATGtattttgacttgctatggatttaaaccgactcaataccgcccaatccacatggattaacggTGAAATGAACAAGCCCTGAAGAGGTTCCACAACTGATTCCAAGAGTCTCATAGATGCCAAAACAAAAAATGAAAAATATGAACGTAGAACACCATTTTACAGTTAGCTAGGTGGTGGACTAATGGTTGATAAGCTAAGAACTGGTGACACAAGTTTCAAACCCAACTGTGACACCAGGTGCATAAATCAAATGGTTGTCCCGTCAGTATATTTTCGGAAAACATTCCGGATATATCACAAGTAGAGAAGAATTGCATGATTTCGGGAAACCTGGATCTGCAGCTAGCTTATCAGTCACTACGCAAAAAATGAAAAATATGAACGTAGAACACCATTTTACAAGTTAGCTAGGTGGTGGACTAATGGTTGATAAGCTAAGAACTGGTGACACAAGTTTCAAACCCAACTGTGACACCTGGTGCATAAATCGAATGGTTGTCCCGTCAGTATATTTTCGGAAAACATTCCGGATATATCACAAGTAGAGAAGAATTGCATGATTTCGGGAAACCTGGATCTGCAGCTAGCTTATCAGTCACTACGGAAAACACTTCGACAAAATTTTATCTTATTTTGCATAAAGCGAGAGGGGAAAGGGAACCACGACTGTGGAACCATGGAAACTGGTGCTTTATACAGTAGAGATTTGAGCATAAAGGTGTTAACTGCTACCAATAGTCCTTGCAAGAACAGGTGCCTTCTTTGAACAAATGGAAGCGTGTTCTATCTCTAACAACAATTTCTCTCCCATATACTTTGGATATTAGTTTGGTAACATGATGGCAATCATGGCAAACTCTAAGGTTCTTGAATATCCGAATAGGCATATTGTCACTTATACTAATCAAAGCAAATGCAATTGCCAGCTTCTCACTATGCCGACTAAGAGCACCCTCcttctcttcttcttcgatgTCAAGCAAAACTTCCTTCATGTCTGGGATGTAACCCTCCTCCAATCTAATTCTAGTATCAATCTCATACCATTTTGACAAAATATCTTTTATGCGAGGATGAGAGAGATCTCCAACAATGAATTGATGAATAACTCCATTAACCTCCACAGTGCTACAACCAGGTGTCTTGTCAACTCCCTTTTCACGCATTAGGTGCCTGATTTCCCTAGCAGAAGCATGCCTACCTGATGCAGCATAAATGTTAGATAGAAGTACATAAGCGCCACTTTTGTCAGGTTCCAACAAGATCCAATgcttggcaacatactcggcgaaTTCCACATTCTTGTGAAATCTACAACCAGCCATCAGAGCTCCCCAGATCAAGGCATCGGGTTCCATGGGCATTTTCTGAATCATCTCTTTGGCCTCATAAAGAAAGCCATTTCGTGCCAGGAGGTCTACCATGCATCCGTAGTGCTCAATCTTTGGTTTAATGCCATACTTTCTCACCATCGAATCGAAAAGCTCTCGGCCCTTGTCAACCAACCCTGCATGTGTGCACGCACACAACACACCAATGAAGGCAATGTCATCCGGTCTGATACCTGAGCTCTCCATCTGAGCGAAGAGCATTACAGCCTCCGAACCTCGTCCGTGCATTGCCAGTCCTTTTATCATAGTAGTCCAAGCCAGCACATTCTTGTACTGCATTCTTTCAAAAACGTCCATTGCGAGCTGCACCTCACCACACTTGGAATACATATCAACCAAAGCAGTGCCAAAAAACAGGTTGATCTTAATGCCATGAGCCTTGAGGTAACCATGCACCCACTTCCCCTGCTCCAGTGCCCCGTGCTGTGCACAAGCTGCGAGCACCCCCACGAGCACTGTGTCATCCGGGCGGACATCCTCAGCCTGCATCCGCGCGAATATCCTCAGTGCTTCCCTCCCATCACCGGCCTGAACATACCCATTCACCATGGCGCTCCAAGACACAGCATTCCTCGCAGGCATTTCGTCAAACAGTGCCCGGGCGTCAGCGAGCCGGCCCGCCCTCGCGTAGGCGGTGATGAGGGTGTTGAACGTCGAGGCATCCACTGCAGCGGCCGTCCGCAGGAGGAGAAGCCCGTCGGCGAGGCTGCCGAGGAAGCCCGCGTGCACGCGGATAAGCGCGTTGCTGACGAGGACGAACCGGTCCAGACCGAGCTTGACGGCGTGGGTGTGCACGGTAAGTGCCAGCACCGCGGCGCCCGGTACTGCCGGGGACAGCGCCATGGACTTGAGGAGGGAAGGAAGGGTGTGCGGGGTGGGAAGGAGGCCGGCGCGGAGGAGGTGGGCGTAGAGCGGAAGCGCGAGGTGCGGGCGCGCGGAGCGGGAGAGGGCCCGGATGAGCGCGTCGTGGAGCTCCACACTCCGCGGGAGCTGCCCGGACGTAAGCAGCGCCGCCTGGATCCGCACAATCGCCCGCGCTTCGCCGCATCGCGACAGCAGGTCCACGTAGCCCGCGACACCAAACATCTAATGACGTGTGTCCGCGGAGTCGAGGAGGGCGAGGGAGGGGAAGTTAAAAGAGATGGAGATGGGCAGGCACCTGTGGGCTGTGGCTGTGGTGCAGCAGCCGCGGAGGCGACGAGACGTCGAGACGGGTGCGCGCGGCCGGCCACAGCGGCGTGGCCAGGGTGTATTAGGCCAAACACCGGCACGGCATAGCACtattagagcaactccagtagttctctaaaagacttcctaaatcaataatttaggtaaTTAACATAAAATCTATTCTCCAACTGTTCTCTAAacgaactttctaaatttaacaacttgtcatctaaccttattttctctctacatttggcaatCATTTATCAACTCCCTAAATAAAAATGTTAGACTGCATTATatagtttttgtaacttattttttatgtggatagatacaaaacaaaattacaacctatatttagagaactattggagaactcacatttttttactccaAAAACCATTTAGCAACTTattaaatctgtgatttagagagctaaaatttacacAACTATTGAAGTTGCTCTTAGCCACCACGGCACCACACTACTACAAACTACTACTAACCGTGTCTTGCCGTGCGCCCGTGCGGCACTAGCGGCCTAGTTACTACACCTATAATGTATAATCATGTCGTACTGGTACGACACTAACATATAATAGTGTCTGTATCAGTTCAAACACTATTTTATTTTAAAAGCTCaaaaaatataaattatatataattttaaaacttgaatatttattcctGAACTCATTATATTTAAAACATCACAAAGAATAATTTACAATAACAAGCACATGTCACAATTATATTTATATATCATTGGTTGGTCTAAGTAATGTCTAACTGTGTCGGTCACTTAATCGTGTCGTGTCGTGCTCGTGCCAGTCTATCGTGTCGGAGTGGCGGTTCAAGCACGGTACTAGACCTGTGTCGCGTCAGCACTAGCACTATATGAATCGTGCTCGTGCCCGTGTCGTGCCGAAACACTACGATCGTGACGTGCTTAGTGTCAGCCCATTTTGGCACgcacatttggccatctatagggcAGGGAAGCGCAGCTcattctatactactctattaagaacctaatgtagTTATCTGGTGCTACTACGACTTCACCCTCCGCGCTGACACACTGGATCCGCTCCACGTGTCCCGACTGGCTCTCCGACCCCACGCGCCCCGCCTCGATGTCGTGTCCTATGGGCCCCACGCCGAACATCCGCGCAACACTCTCTCAGCTACTACCCTGTGGACCCTAGTGCTCGCGCAGTCGGTTACTGTGTTTGCTCAGCACCCGATCCCGCCCACGCAGCTACCACACTGTAAAAAAAAGTATAGAGAGAGCACTCGAACCTACGCCCACAGCTCCATAAATTTGGAGCTAACTAACAGACCTATTTATATAATATATAACAACCGTATTAAAATATGAGCAATTGGCTAGTTGTTGTTTATGTCTTGTGTGAAGGATCGGATCAGACTCAGACGCATGCCAGCGGTGGCCACACGTGCCGCATGCCTCGTGCATATAATTTATGTGGTACCATTTTCCACTCAGACGCATAGGATAGGGATGTAACGACTATATATCTGTCGGATAGTACCATTTCATACTCATATCCATTAATAAAATTATATTTGTTGGGTTACCCAAATACGCTCGTAGATATTAAATCTTACCCATATTTGTACTTGTGCGGATAATTTTACCCGTCGAGTAACCCGTACTCACTAGAAAGGTCTTAAATTCTAATATTTCTATCACTTAAAATGTCAAATAAACACACAAATATAAGTTCACCTTAAAATATAGAAATCATGTGATTACATAACTTAGTAGTTAAAAAATAATATTCAGAGAAGGATTTTCTTTAGCTAAGATATGCTCATTattgataataatattatgatggATGTATAATTTACTCATGGGTATATGGATATGGTAGTACCCATTCATATCTATATTCGTCTACCCGACGGATAGAGATTTTGGTCCACTATTATACCCGCGGATAGAGAAAACATTTCAACCTACCTATATATTGAATAAAACCTGTCGAATTTTCGGGTTTCAGGTATCTATTATTATCTCTAGAGGTGAAGATATTTCTACGGACCACCGGCCCAACCCATTAAGACTCAACACAGACATAGGTAGGCCCAGAGTTGCATTGCCTGCCGCGGTGCCGCCGCCACACTTCCGCCACCAACAGGCTCCAATTTTTCAGCACTGAAACACATTCTCCAATTTTTCATCTTATTACTGATACTGGCCTTTTGCAAGATTATGCATGTGATCTTTGTACTTTAATCTAGAAATTGCACAATGTCATCTGCTACCTACCGCATGT of Zea mays cultivar B73 chromosome 8, Zm-B73-REFERENCE-NAM-5.0, whole genome shotgun sequence contains these proteins:
- the LOC103636848 gene encoding pentatricopeptide repeat-containing protein At5g66520, whose amino-acid sequence is MFGVAGYVDLLSRCGEARAIVRIQAALLTSGQLPRSVELHDALIRALSRSARPHLALPLYAHLLRAGLLPTPHTLPSLLKSMALSPAVPGAAVLALTVHTHAVKLGLDRFVLVSNALIRVHAGFLGSLADGLLLLRTAAAVDASTFNTLITAYARAGRLADARALFDEMPARNAVSWSAMVNGYVQAGDGREALRIFARMQAEDVRPDDTVLVGVLAACAQHGALEQGKWVHGYLKAHGIKINLFFGTALVDMYSKCGEVQLAMDVFERMQYKNVLAWTTMIKGLAMHGRGSEAVMLFAQMESSGIRPDDIAFIGVLCACTHAGLVDKGRELFDSMVRKYGIKPKIEHYGCMVDLLARNGFLYEAKEMIQKMPMEPDALIWGALMAGCRFHKNVEFAEYVAKHWILLEPDKSGAYVLLSNIYAASGRHASAREIRHLMREKGVDKTPGCSTVEVNGVIHQFIVGDLSHPRIKDILSKWYEIDTRIRLEEGYIPDMKEVLLDIEEEEKEGALSRHSEKLAIAFALISISDNMPIRIFKNLRVCHDCHHVTKLISKVYGREIVVRDRTRFHLFKEGTCSCKDYW